A stretch of the bacterium genome encodes the following:
- a CDS encoding YbaB/EbfC family nucleoid-associated protein, translated as MLDKLKQLYELKKQADQMKKELEVEVLEVEVGDVVVKVNAAQKVLNLSYPENTHPDRVRDAINKAMDEAQKVAAKKMQGMMGGMGGMADLLKG; from the coding sequence ATGTTAGATAAATTAAAGCAGCTCTATGAACTAAAAAAACAAGCCGACCAGATGAAAAAGGAACTCGAAGTCGAAGTTCTTGAAGTTGAAGTCGGAGATGTGGTAGTGAAAGTCAACGCCGCCCAAAAAGTACTTAACCTTAGTTATCCGGAAAATACTCATCCGGATCGAGTGCGGGACGCGATCAACAAAGCTATGGACGAAGCGCAAAAAGTCGCCGCCAAAAAAATGCAGGGGATGATGGGTGGCATGGGTGGTATGGCAGATCTCCTCAAGGGTTAG
- the recR gene encoding recombination mediator RecR: MQIPKSVANVIAEFEKLPGIGPKSAQRLTYYLLHAPKEQSAALSAAVAELKDKTVLCSTCFNVAEVDPCEVCSSKMRDRAVIMVVEEPLDALALERSRSFKGLYHVLHGAIAPLDNIGPDEIYLKELLPRLKSGEVKEVILATNPNIEGEATAMYIQRLIQPLGLRVTRIARGLPTGADLEYADETTLSRAVEGRVDF; encoded by the coding sequence GTGCAAATTCCCAAATCAGTTGCCAATGTCATCGCTGAATTTGAAAAATTACCCGGTATTGGGCCGAAGTCAGCACAAAGGCTAACCTACTATTTACTTCACGCTCCGAAGGAACAGTCCGCCGCTCTTTCAGCTGCGGTCGCCGAACTCAAAGACAAAACAGTTCTTTGTAGCACTTGCTTCAATGTTGCGGAAGTTGATCCTTGCGAAGTTTGCAGCTCAAAGATGCGGGACCGCGCGGTCATTATGGTGGTTGAGGAACCGCTTGACGCTCTAGCCCTCGAGCGTTCCCGATCCTTCAAAGGGCTTTATCACGTTCTTCACGGAGCCATCGCCCCACTCGACAACATTGGTCCGGACGAAATCTATCTCAAAGAACTTTTGCCAAGACTAAAAAGTGGCGAAGTCAAAGAAGTGATTCTGGCGACCAATCCGAATATCGAAGGGGAAGCAACCGCGATGTACATTCAACGTTTGATCCAACCTCTTGGGCTGCGGGTGACTCGTATCGCCCGCGGTCTCCCAACTGGTGCAGACCTTGAGTACGCTGACGAAACGACTCTTTCCCGCGCGGTTGAAGGTAGAGTTGATTTTTAA
- a CDS encoding AAA family ATPase, protein MAKIIIGLVGPPGSGKTSAAKYLESKGFVNLRLSSALEPEIKKRGLPLIRESYQDLGNEWRKEKIDYLSEILFTQIEKLPKEAKVVVEGFRNPGEVVPFKERSNFFLIGLDAGVEERFKRVNSLGRDPQSWEEFLVLEKRDQGNDEPEWGLQVAKTLSLADIIIDTGKDKTAVFTEIENFLKGIK, encoded by the coding sequence ATGGCAAAAATAATCATTGGTCTGGTTGGTCCTCCTGGATCAGGGAAAACCTCAGCCGCAAAGTATTTAGAAAGCAAAGGCTTTGTGAATCTACGACTTTCTTCTGCTTTGGAACCTGAAATAAAAAAAAGGGGTTTGCCTTTGATTCGTGAAAGTTACCAAGATCTTGGGAACGAATGGAGAAAAGAAAAGATCGATTACCTCAGTGAGATTTTGTTTACGCAGATTGAAAAGCTACCAAAAGAAGCAAAAGTAGTGGTCGAGGGTTTTCGTAACCCAGGAGAAGTGGTACCGTTTAAAGAAAGGAGCAACTTTTTTCTAATTGGACTAGATGCTGGGGTTGAGGAGCGTTTCAAAAGAGTTAACTCATTGGGACGAGATCCTCAAAGTTGGGAGGAGTTTTTGGTACTTGAGAAACGTGACCAAGGAAATGATGAGCCTGAGTGGGGCCTGCAGGTAGCGAAAACTCTAAGTTTGGCTGATATCATTATTGATACTGGCAAAGACAAAACAGCTGTATTTACAGAAATAGAAAATTTTTTGAAAGGAATAAAATGA
- a CDS encoding GatB/YqeY domain-containing protein: MSLNEKLQADMKEAMIAKDEMRLSTIRFLLSDLNYLKIEKQRELTDEDVLGAIEKQVKRHRESIEGFEKGGRAEMAEKEKAELAILQTYLPAQMSEEDIRKAVGEAIASSGASSIQEMGKVMAALSSLKGKADMSVVSSIVKEKLS, translated from the coding sequence ATGAGTTTAAACGAAAAACTACAAGCAGACATGAAAGAAGCGATGATTGCTAAGGACGAGATGAGATTGTCCACGATTCGCTTTTTGCTCTCCGACCTTAATTACTTAAAAATCGAGAAACAAAGAGAACTGACCGACGAGGATGTTCTGGGTGCGATTGAAAAACAAGTCAAGCGCCACCGCGAAAGCATTGAAGGCTTTGAAAAGGGTGGGAGAGCCGAGATGGCGGAAAAGGAAAAAGCCGAGCTAGCTATCCTGCAAACTTATTTACCCGCGCAAATGAGTGAAGAAGATATACGCAAAGCGGTTGGTGAGGCGATTGCCTCATCTGGGGCTTCTTCAATTCAAGAGATGGGCAAAGTCATGGCTGCACTTTCTAGCCTTAAAGGCAAAGCAGACATGAGTGTTGTCAGTTCCATAGTTAAAGAAAAGCTTTCCTAG
- a CDS encoding DUF1003 domain-containing protein has product MTEGAIKMAMFSFFGKGFRDLETKIAELITSFAGSMAFVYIHIIWFGAWIIFAKQIGDTFPFGLLTMIVSLEAIFLSTLIMVKQNRQAEIDAQRAEEEDEEREDIEEDIEDIQEDFDELQKDLSEVRRLIEKIESRTTSYDPVSKPVPSSIRNKKKDSA; this is encoded by the coding sequence ATGACAGAAGGAGCAATAAAAATGGCTATGTTTAGTTTTTTCGGAAAAGGGTTTCGTGATCTCGAAACCAAAATAGCAGAACTCATTACCAGCTTCGCCGGAAGTATGGCTTTTGTTTACATACATATTATTTGGTTTGGAGCCTGGATAATTTTCGCCAAGCAAATTGGTGATACCTTTCCTTTTGGTTTGCTGACAATGATCGTCTCCCTTGAGGCAATTTTCCTTTCTACCTTGATCATGGTCAAACAAAACCGTCAGGCTGAGATTGATGCCCAAAGAGCTGAAGAAGAGGATGAAGAAAGAGAAGACATTGAAGAAGATATTGAGGATATTCAAGAGGATTTCGATGAGCTACAAAAAGATCTTAGTGAAGTGCGTCGTCTCATTGAAAAAATTGAATCTCGAACTACTAGTTACGACCCTGTTTCCAAACCAGTGCCTTCTAGCATTCGAAACAAGAAAAAAGATTCCGCCTAA
- the cysS gene encoding cysteine--tRNA ligase, with translation MSEIFLTNTLGRKKEKFEATNSLVTIYSCGPTVYRNVHIGNLRTYISVDLLIRALKYNGYEVRHVKNITDVGHMRSTGADTAYDPIINEALKEGKTPAEIAEIYTQAYFEDQKKLNILDAHVNPKATEHIAEMIALTEELVKNDLAYEVEGTVYFDVKKFKDYGKLSGNTLDKMGQLLEAVRVSVETDKKDSVDFALWKLSKDDRAMVWDSPWGKGFPGWHIECSAMSLKHLTKAFESGKFDPEEVKTIDIHSGGEDLIFPHHEDEIAQSQGASGKEFVKYWFHGGFLTVDDKKMSRSAGNYLVLNDIESKEYKPLSFRYLTLTAHYRSKLNFTWESLTAAQIALKNLYREISRYYQESEAKIGCAEYEERFLAAVNDDLDTPKALTVVWELVKSDYPASAKLKSLLKFDEFLGLDLHTVSSGKISDEVGALVEEREKARAAKDFAKADELRAEIAKKGFEVVDEEAGPKLKKIIQ, from the coding sequence ATGTCAGAAATATTTCTCACCAACACTTTGGGTAGAAAAAAGGAAAAGTTTGAGGCGACTAATTCGTTGGTTACTATTTATTCCTGTGGGCCGACAGTTTACCGCAACGTTCATATCGGCAATTTGCGTACCTACATAAGCGTCGATCTTCTTATTCGAGCTTTGAAATACAATGGTTACGAGGTGCGACACGTCAAAAATATTACCGATGTGGGGCACATGCGCAGTACCGGAGCAGACACCGCTTACGATCCGATCATTAACGAGGCCCTCAAAGAAGGCAAGACTCCAGCTGAGATTGCGGAGATTTATACTCAGGCTTACTTTGAAGATCAAAAGAAGCTCAATATTCTCGATGCGCACGTCAATCCCAAAGCGACCGAGCATATAGCTGAAATGATTGCACTGACCGAGGAGTTGGTTAAAAATGATCTTGCCTACGAAGTAGAGGGAACAGTTTACTTCGACGTCAAAAAGTTTAAAGATTACGGTAAGCTATCGGGTAATACCTTGGACAAAATGGGACAGTTGCTCGAAGCGGTGCGAGTTTCAGTTGAGACCGACAAAAAAGACAGCGTTGATTTTGCTCTTTGGAAGTTGTCTAAAGATGACCGCGCCATGGTTTGGGACAGCCCGTGGGGGAAAGGCTTTCCCGGCTGGCACATTGAGTGTTCGGCGATGTCGCTCAAACACCTAACCAAAGCCTTTGAGAGTGGCAAATTTGATCCAGAAGAAGTTAAAACTATAGATATTCACTCCGGTGGAGAGGATTTGATCTTCCCACACCATGAAGACGAGATCGCTCAAAGTCAGGGAGCAAGTGGAAAAGAGTTTGTAAAATACTGGTTTCACGGTGGTTTTCTGACAGTTGATGACAAAAAGATGTCTCGTAGTGCAGGTAATTATCTTGTTCTAAATGATATAGAAAGCAAGGAGTACAAGCCACTTTCGTTTCGTTATTTAACGCTAACTGCACACTACCGCAGTAAACTAAATTTTACTTGGGAGTCTCTGACTGCGGCCCAAATTGCCCTTAAAAATCTTTATCGTGAAATTTCCCGTTACTATCAAGAATCAGAGGCAAAAATCGGTTGTGCTGAATACGAAGAAAGGTTTTTGGCGGCTGTTAATGACGATCTTGACACTCCAAAGGCACTTACGGTTGTTTGGGAACTGGTAAAGAGTGATTATCCAGCTTCAGCAAAGTTAAAAAGCTTACTTAAATTTGATGAATTTTTAGGTTTGGATTTGCATACAGTTTCAAGCGGTAAAATTTCCGACGAGGTTGGCGCTTTGGTTGAAGAACGCGAAAAAGCACGAGCCGCGAAGGATTTTGCCAAAGCTGACGAACTTCGCGCCGAGATTGCCAAAAAAGGTTTTGAAGTAGTTGACGAAGAAGCTGGCCCGAAACTAAAGAAGATCATCCAATGA
- a CDS encoding alpha/beta fold hydrolase has product MSEKIVNFSDKQGRKIVGTLLLPEGAGPFPAVVICHGFRGDRNQENLTEITEETSKKDIVTFRFDFTKVPGESDLPLEDMTITYELEVLDLALDFLRKIPEVNKDKIGLAGHSLGGLVVAWYAAAHPEIKSLTLLSAVYNFLIMWNHRYGEETAKEMQEKGFAMIYSTRFKRDLKMKVGFYEDAQKYDIDQVIDTLTCPILVIAGTEDEAVTLDHAQHYLDRAPSLQKELKIIRGADHNYTDPKNLEEVKTAVADWFEKTLNNP; this is encoded by the coding sequence ATGAGCGAAAAAATCGTTAATTTTTCCGACAAACAAGGCAGAAAAATCGTGGGCACTTTGCTTCTTCCTGAGGGTGCAGGCCCCTTTCCCGCGGTTGTAATCTGTCACGGTTTTCGTGGTGATAGAAACCAGGAAAACTTAACTGAAATAACAGAGGAAACAAGCAAAAAGGATATCGTTACTTTTCGCTTTGACTTTACCAAAGTGCCCGGAGAAAGCGATTTACCACTAGAAGATATGACGATAACTTATGAATTGGAAGTTTTGGATTTAGCTCTAGATTTCCTTCGAAAAATTCCAGAAGTTAACAAGGATAAAATAGGTTTGGCCGGACATTCGTTAGGTGGGCTCGTGGTTGCTTGGTACGCTGCAGCTCATCCAGAGATCAAATCTCTAACACTTCTTTCGGCCGTTTACAACTTTTTAATCATGTGGAACCACCGTTATGGTGAAGAAACTGCCAAAGAGATGCAAGAAAAGGGCTTTGCCATGATTTATTCAACCAGGTTTAAAAGAGATTTAAAGATGAAGGTTGGTTTTTATGAAGATGCGCAGAAGTATGATATTGATCAGGTGATTGATACTTTGACTTGCCCAATACTTGTAATCGCTGGAACTGAGGATGAAGCAGTAACTTTGGATCATGCCCAGCATTACTTGGATCGGGCTCCAAGCTTACAAAAAGAGTTAAAGATAATTCGGGGTGCTGATCACAACTACACAGATCCGAAAAATTTGGAAGAAGTCAAAACCGCAGTGGCGGATTGGTTTGAGAAAACCCTGAATAACCCTTAA
- a CDS encoding type II secretion system protein — protein MTISAKKLSRFTYQRGFTLIEILISATVIIILSLIALASYNTFARQINLDTTTQNVISTLRLAQTRTKASEADTRYGVHFETTKYVLFSGDTYTVGAVGNKEYLLSSVEIYQINLNGGGSEVIFDRIRGTTSNFGSVDLRLIDNPARSQQVLIGISGEVSLENPVSPTGTRLTDSRHLHFDLGWSIQSKTTLTLTFTDTPNPTVVKNIPMATYFDSGKTVFDWSGTVNVNGSNQVLRVHTHLLDAFSTILSIQRDRRYNDKALNLTIDGLDIVTYTAAGTASVGASGGTMTAQ, from the coding sequence ATGACCATTTCTGCAAAAAAACTTTCTAGATTTACCTACCAAAGGGGCTTCACCCTCATTGAAATCTTGATTTCCGCGACGGTTATTATTATCCTGAGTTTGATCGCTCTTGCTTCCTACAATACATTTGCTCGGCAAATCAACCTGGATACCACTACCCAAAATGTCATCAGTACCTTACGTTTGGCTCAGACAAGGACGAAAGCTTCAGAGGCAGATACAAGGTACGGGGTGCACTTCGAAACAACAAAGTATGTGCTTTTCTCAGGAGATACTTACACGGTCGGGGCGGTCGGAAACAAAGAGTACCTTCTTAGCTCGGTGGAAATTTATCAGATAAATTTGAACGGTGGTGGTAGTGAAGTAATCTTTGATCGCATTCGGGGTACCACCTCAAATTTTGGTTCGGTTGATCTTCGTTTGATTGACAATCCGGCTCGAAGTCAACAGGTTTTGATTGGCATTAGTGGGGAAGTTTCCCTTGAAAATCCCGTTTCTCCGACAGGGACGAGACTGACGGATAGTCGTCATCTACACTTTGATTTGGGTTGGAGTATACAAAGCAAAACTACACTGACTCTTACCTTCACCGATACACCGAATCCAACTGTTGTCAAAAACATTCCTATGGCGACTTATTTTGACTCTGGAAAAACTGTTTTTGACTGGTCCGGAACAGTCAATGTTAACGGTTCAAATCAGGTTCTGCGGGTGCATACCCATCTTCTTGACGCTTTTAGCACTATCTTGAGTATTCAGCGCGATCGTCGTTACAATGATAAAGCCCTGAACCTGACAATTGATGGTTTGGATATCGTTACTTATACCGCTGCCGGAACGGCCAGCGTTGGCGCTTCCGGTGGCACCATGACTGCTCAATGA
- a CDS encoding type II secretion system protein, with the protein MKKFERNKKEKGFALLEILIALVVITISFLAGVSFLFFARQASSKAIQKTEAVSLAEEALEAVRNLRDESWSGNIEALAAGTTYYPTLSAGKWTLSTTNPSSSSTYTTTVVFSLVNRDASANISAVGSNDPNTRKIVASVSWKEANTTETVALTAYVTNFLGN; encoded by the coding sequence ATGAAAAAATTTGAAAGAAACAAAAAAGAAAAAGGTTTTGCACTACTTGAGATTCTGATTGCCTTGGTGGTGATCACCATCTCTTTTCTAGCGGGAGTCAGCTTCCTCTTTTTTGCGCGTCAAGCTTCTTCCAAAGCGATTCAAAAAACCGAAGCAGTTTCACTTGCGGAAGAAGCTCTTGAGGCCGTGAGAAATTTACGAGACGAGAGCTGGTCTGGCAACATTGAAGCGCTGGCAGCCGGGACCACTTACTATCCGACTCTTTCTGCGGGGAAGTGGACTCTTTCAACGACAAACCCCTCTAGTAGTTCAACCTACACGACGACGGTTGTTTTTTCCCTAGTAAATCGAGATGCCAGCGCCAATATTAGTGCTGTCGGTAGCAACGACCCCAACACTAGAAAAATTGTTGCTAGCGTCAGTTGGAAAGAAGCAAATACGACCGAAACAGTTGCTTTGACGGCTTATGTGACCAATTTCTTGGGCAATTGA
- a CDS encoding type II secretion system protein has product MKRLVPDNLKNKKGRLRAGEEGFTLIETLVYVFALIFIMSVLIVVLFQLIALNESSRRSREAVSNARLALDAVAQEVRHAKGIYTPTSVFGTNPGQLSLETTRDLPAEEDTTYVDFYIDDSGLYLKREEQAAVLVTSEKIKITNFAVTELNSAATTPAVQIQLTAEYDSPVSGSKNTVSLETTASLRSY; this is encoded by the coding sequence ATGAAAAGATTGGTTCCAGACAACTTAAAAAACAAAAAAGGTCGACTCCGAGCAGGAGAAGAAGGGTTTACTTTGATAGAAACCCTAGTTTACGTCTTTGCTTTGATTTTCATCATGAGTGTTTTGATAGTGGTTCTCTTTCAGCTCATTGCTTTGAACGAAAGCTCGCGTCGTTCCCGAGAGGCGGTTTCGAACGCCCGTCTTGCTTTGGATGCGGTTGCTCAGGAAGTCCGTCACGCCAAAGGAATTTACACACCAACAAGTGTTTTTGGAACCAACCCTGGACAGTTGAGCTTGGAAACGACTCGGGATCTACCGGCAGAGGAAGACACTACCTACGTAGATTTTTATATTGATGACTCTGGTCTTTATCTTAAACGTGAAGAACAAGCAGCAGTCTTGGTTACCTCAGAAAAAATTAAGATCACCAACTTTGCTGTGACCGAGTTAAACAGTGCTGCGACTACTCCGGCGGTGCAAATTCAGTTGACCGCTGAGTACGACTCACCGGTTTCAGGAAGTAAAAATACAGTTAGTTTAGAAACGACCGCTTCTTTGAGGTCTTATTAG
- a CDS encoding choice-of-anchor R domain-containing protein has protein sequence MRNKNFKKEKGQAALITILIIASVLAILVAAFGALTVNDLKTIDKVTSSSQSYYVAESGIEDALVRIANKLPYSNNYTLAVGNGSTEVEVSGTVNALVVTSKGNVSNHFRKLSVNLDATTHSSQIAFNYGLQVNYGGLIMSNNSGVNGNVYSNGDILGSNGAFISGSAYAANSPALAADQVNDSPLPPGSSIVFGNATASQDLAQSFQVSVTEPISKIQLYLKKTGSPTNATVRIVNNNSGSPGTITIDSGTLASSTVGSSYSWIDVNMNSGAQLSSETTYWLVVDASTGSGTKNFTVGANNTYSLGQAKIGQFSGSWNNTSPSGLDAYFKVYLGGTTGVIDNVNIGTSGVGDAHAHVITDSTITGSVYCQSGSGNNKVCDTSQPDPTPQNLPISQANIDDWQAEAAAGGTLSGNYTLDNGAVGSLGPTVITGDLNLSNNVTFTMTGTIWVQGKINLENNVTMKLDPGYGSSGGILLASGYINLVNNAIFQGSGDPNSYFLLLTTNDCVGSGSPTGLTCTGSNSAMDVSNNVGSVILYSSRGQINLANNAEAKEVNGYKVFLSNNATINYQSGLANANFSSGPGGGYNISNWIEIS, from the coding sequence ATGAGAAACAAAAATTTTAAAAAAGAAAAGGGACAAGCCGCGCTCATCACTATTTTGATCATTGCCTCGGTTTTGGCGATTTTGGTGGCTGCTTTTGGAGCCCTGACTGTTAATGATTTGAAGACAATCGACAAAGTAACTTCTTCGTCGCAGAGTTATTATGTTGCCGAGTCTGGCATTGAGGATGCCTTGGTGCGCATCGCCAACAAACTTCCTTACTCGAACAACTATACTTTGGCAGTCGGCAACGGCAGTACCGAAGTAGAGGTGAGTGGGACAGTCAATGCCTTGGTAGTTACTTCCAAGGGTAATGTCAGCAACCATTTTCGAAAACTTTCTGTCAATTTGGACGCCACCACTCACAGTAGCCAGATTGCCTTTAACTACGGTCTTCAGGTAAATTATGGTGGTTTGATTATGTCGAACAACTCAGGAGTGAACGGCAACGTCTATTCCAACGGAGATATTTTGGGTTCAAACGGTGCTTTTATTTCCGGGAGTGCCTATGCGGCCAACTCTCCAGCGTTAGCAGCAGATCAGGTCAATGATTCGCCCCTTCCACCCGGAAGTTCAATTGTTTTTGGCAATGCGACCGCTAGTCAGGATTTGGCCCAAAGTTTTCAAGTCTCAGTAACAGAACCAATCAGCAAAATTCAACTTTACCTCAAAAAAACAGGTTCTCCTACGAATGCTACCGTCAGGATCGTAAACAATAATTCGGGTAGTCCCGGTACCATCACAATCGATTCCGGAACTCTCGCCTCTTCGACGGTAGGCAGTTCCTATAGTTGGATCGATGTCAACATGAACTCTGGAGCTCAACTGAGCAGTGAGACTACCTATTGGTTGGTGGTTGATGCCTCAACCGGCAGCGGAACGAAAAACTTCACTGTTGGAGCAAACAATACCTATAGCCTTGGTCAAGCCAAAATCGGACAATTCTCCGGAAGCTGGAACAATACCTCTCCGTCTGGACTGGACGCCTATTTCAAAGTTTATCTGGGAGGCACCACCGGAGTGATTGACAACGTTAACATTGGAACTTCAGGAGTTGGGGACGCGCACGCGCACGTGATTACAGATTCGACCATAACCGGCAGTGTCTACTGCCAAAGTGGTTCTGGAAACAACAAAGTCTGTGATACTTCCCAACCAGATCCAACTCCCCAAAACCTTCCAATTTCTCAGGCCAACATTGATGATTGGCAGGCAGAAGCGGCGGCGGGGGGAACTTTGAGTGGAAACTATACTCTTGACAATGGCGCCGTTGGTTCTTTGGGGCCGACAGTTATCACCGGGGATCTAAACTTATCGAACAACGTGACGTTTACGATGACTGGGACAATTTGGGTGCAAGGAAAGATCAATTTGGAAAATAACGTCACTATGAAGCTTGATCCGGGCTATGGTTCAAGCGGGGGAATTCTCCTTGCTAGTGGCTATATCAACTTGGTCAACAACGCTATTTTCCAGGGTTCTGGGGACCCAAACAGTTATTTTCTTTTGCTGACGACCAATGATTGTGTTGGTTCGGGGAGCCCGACTGGTCTGACTTGCACCGGGTCAAACTCAGCCATGGATGTTTCCAACAATGTCGGCTCAGTGATACTTTATTCTTCGCGGGGACAGATAAATCTAGCTAACAATGCTGAGGCCAAAGAAGTAAATGGTTACAAGGTTTTCTTGTCCAACAACGCCACCATTAATTATCAAAGCGGATTGGCGAACGCCAATTTTTCTTCTGGTCCTGGAGGTGGCTACAATATTAGCAATTGGATTGAGATTAGCTGA
- a CDS encoding PAS domain-containing protein — MDEKNWQESVLASIPDIAMVVNKDGNILYINHILPQFTREEVIGSSVNNYIPSAYHETYKEALKEVFGSSASKDFIVTGAGPNNSTSWYLTRIGPIKSGETVEAAAIISTDITPRMMIDDDLKAAKAEVDRLQTQLNELQK, encoded by the coding sequence ATGGATGAAAAAAACTGGCAAGAGTCAGTTTTGGCTAGCATTCCGGATATTGCTATGGTAGTCAACAAAGACGGCAATATTCTTTACATCAACCACATCTTGCCGCAGTTCACCCGCGAAGAAGTCATTGGCTCTTCGGTGAACAACTATATTCCATCAGCCTATCACGAAACTTACAAAGAGGCTCTCAAAGAAGTTTTCGGCTCAAGTGCTAGTAAAGACTTCATCGTCACCGGCGCAGGACCGAACAACTCGACTTCTTGGTACTTGACGAGGATCGGACCGATCAAATCTGGTGAAACTGTTGAGGCAGCCGCTATCATTTCTACAGATATCACTCCAAGAATGATGATCGATGACGATCTCAAGGCTGCCAAGGCTGAGGTTGACCGACTTCAAACTCAACTCAACGAGCTCCAAAAATAA
- a CDS encoding VIT1/CCC1 transporter family protein, translated as MNGIHEDYLRSALFGLQDGLVSTTGVVVGISTGVDSKAIIILAAFVAVTVEATSMAAGQYSSEKAVHQLDTSGKHTDSLVLGATIMFVAYFLSGLIPIMPFILANPTTGRIWSIIFAFLGLFAVGYIKGKLVRVSPLRSAVELFVIGAIATCIGLIVGQILKI; from the coding sequence ATGAACGGAATTCACGAAGACTACCTGCGCAGTGCCCTCTTTGGGCTGCAAGATGGTCTGGTTTCGACCACTGGTGTGGTCGTCGGCATCAGCACCGGAGTTGATTCAAAAGCGATAATAATTTTGGCAGCTTTCGTGGCGGTAACAGTCGAAGCCACTTCAATGGCCGCTGGACAATATTCCTCTGAAAAGGCGGTTCACCAACTTGATACTAGTGGCAAACATACTGACAGTTTAGTTTTGGGGGCGACGATCATGTTTGTTGCTTACTTTCTCTCCGGTTTGATACCAATCATGCCTTTTATCCTTGCCAACCCAACCACCGGACGAATTTGGAGTATAATTTTTGCTTTCCTCGGCCTTTTTGCTGTTGGCTATATCAAAGGAAAACTAGTCAGGGTTTCTCCTTTGCGAAGTGCAGTCGAACTTTTTGTCATTGGTGCTATCGCTACTTGCATTGGACTCATTGTCGGCCAGATCCTCAAAATTTAA
- a CDS encoding NUDIX hydrolase: protein MEEKIGVVAASLIVNNKNEVLLFKSTKWQGWMMPGGHVEYGETAKDACIRETKEETGLDIELGELINFGERINPATFYKQAHLVYFHFLAKIKSGETKLDQEELTDSKWFSPQEALAKCDPAIKVTLERYLQKING, encoded by the coding sequence ATGGAAGAAAAAATTGGTGTTGTAGCTGCATCGCTCATCGTTAACAACAAAAACGAAGTTTTGCTTTTCAAAAGTACTAAATGGCAGGGTTGGATGATGCCCGGCGGGCATGTTGAGTATGGTGAGACAGCGAAAGACGCCTGTATTCGCGAAACCAAAGAAGAGACTGGCCTTGATATTGAACTGGGTGAATTAATTAACTTTGGTGAGCGTATCAACCCAGCCACTTTTTATAAGCAAGCTCATCTGGTCTATTTTCACTTTTTAGCAAAGATCAAATCCGGGGAAACCAAGCTTGATCAAGAAGAACTGACCGACTCTAAATGGTTTTCACCTCAGGAAGCACTAGCAAAGTGCGATCCAGCAATTAAAGTAACCTTAGAAAGGTATCTACAAAAAATTAACGGGTAA
- a CDS encoding alpha/beta hydrolase has product MKKVFIVHGAGGGPHENWIPWLGSELEKLECEVSVPQFPIKEGQNLNNWLTTLQPFRRDFDEKTIFVGHSIGVAFILNILETLKKPALGSFLVSGFIRDLNLPEFDTLNHTFYEKNFDWNKIKANGGKIYLFHGDEDPFVPLDRATELASRLEINPIVIPNGGHLNEKAGFKKFELLLEKIKEVL; this is encoded by the coding sequence ATGAAGAAAGTTTTCATTGTTCACGGTGCTGGCGGAGGACCGCACGAAAATTGGATTCCTTGGCTTGGCTCTGAACTAGAAAAGCTTGAGTGTGAAGTGAGCGTTCCCCAATTTCCTATCAAAGAAGGACAAAATCTCAATAACTGGTTAACAACTCTGCAGCCATTTCGGAGAGATTTTGATGAAAAAACTATCTTTGTTGGTCATAGTATCGGCGTTGCTTTCATTTTAAACATCTTAGAAACTCTCAAAAAGCCAGCTTTGGGAAGCTTTCTAGTTTCTGGATTTATCAGAGATCTAAATTTGCCTGAATTTGACACCCTGAACCACACTTTTTATGAAAAAAACTTTGATTGGAACAAGATCAAAGCCAACGGCGGCAAGATCTACCTTTTTCACGGTGACGAAGACCCCTTTGTTCCGCTGGATCGAGCTACGGAATTAGCCAGCCGGTTGGAAATCAACCCGATTGTGATTCCGAACGGGGGGCATTTGAACGAGAAAGCCGGCTTCAAAAAATTTGAACTCTTACTCGAAAAGATCAAAGAAGTCCTCTAG